In Arcanobacterium wilhelmae, the following are encoded in one genomic region:
- a CDS encoding RcpC/CpaB family pilus assembly protein, whose product MLVPNSDIDPNEREIAINVDSVTGIAGRIHTGDHVDVYAVFGDVPGLTKQVQVIARDIRVVSVKGEKTVQAEKSGNVSEQNVIPVTVAVPTNTALAITYAANFAKEVRLVGLPQDGVINRKGDKSLFDAQNLGGKKVEEHR is encoded by the coding sequence ATGCTCGTTCCCAACTCTGACATTGACCCGAACGAACGCGAAATCGCGATCAACGTCGATTCAGTGACCGGCATCGCCGGCCGCATCCACACAGGCGACCACGTTGACGTCTACGCCGTTTTCGGCGACGTTCCCGGCCTGACAAAACAGGTACAAGTGATCGCTCGCGATATCCGCGTGGTCTCCGTCAAAGGCGAAAAGACAGTACAGGCCGAAAAATCCGGCAATGTCTCCGAACAGAACGTCATCCCCGTCACCGTCGCGGTTCCAACGAACACCGCACTCGCAATCACATACGCAGCGAATTTCGCGAAAGAAGTCCGCCTCGTTGGGCTCCCTCAAGACGGAGTCATTAACCGCAAGGGCGACAAGAGCCTATTCGACGCCCAAAATCTCGGTGGCAAAAAAGTGGAGGAACACCGCTAA
- a CDS encoding AAA family ATPase: MYKAIIAVTDTHVESDLRGMLSEIASVGIAGMAKTPGELRDYSQRFQPDLLFVPEIFGSAPSLPLVKELAIRHPATAIIVLSQDRTETALVKALEAGAKSVVSFPIGYEDFRYKVNTALDWSSQMREVIHGATETSARSRGRILTLTGAKGGVGTTTLATHIVTSIINDYPNLSVCLVDLDLEKGDVSSALDVKHTTSIADLAIVYKDLSSATVLDAVIDHESGAHLLLAPSDVRQTELISPEAIRTILALLRQEFDVIVVDAGGYVSPAQATAIEVGDVVATVTTADVLSIRTMKKRVFAWENLGVCQERELKVIVNKTDRGSSFPVESVEKLTSAAVLAQRIPLSARTIEPALVSRDPHAVTDTNWWKLIANIRNSLFDTHLRTLSLSASGHARTDGLPDAGTPVAFNTNRQPRRRWLSRVQNQTSESGAISLEFAGVFTVFLMLLAVLWQGVVAGVSHLWLAQAATESTREYAISQSVGRAEAAARNTMPTAFADHLSVTQLGAGAHGQKLKIQINLPRSMSFIQTFSTERDVVTE, encoded by the coding sequence ATGTACAAAGCGATCATTGCCGTTACTGACACACATGTTGAATCCGACCTTCGCGGCATGCTCAGCGAAATCGCGAGCGTGGGGATCGCAGGGATGGCGAAAACCCCTGGCGAATTACGCGATTACTCCCAGCGTTTCCAGCCCGACCTCCTCTTCGTTCCCGAGATCTTCGGATCCGCACCCAGCCTCCCGCTCGTCAAGGAACTGGCAATCCGCCACCCCGCCACTGCGATCATCGTCCTGTCACAAGACCGCACGGAAACCGCGCTCGTCAAGGCACTCGAAGCGGGCGCGAAATCGGTAGTGAGCTTCCCCATCGGCTACGAGGATTTCCGGTACAAAGTGAACACAGCGCTCGACTGGTCATCGCAAATGCGCGAAGTGATTCACGGCGCCACCGAAACCTCCGCCCGATCTCGCGGGCGAATCCTCACACTCACCGGCGCCAAGGGCGGGGTAGGAACCACCACACTCGCCACTCACATCGTGACAAGCATCATCAACGATTACCCAAACCTCAGCGTGTGCCTCGTTGACCTGGATCTCGAGAAAGGTGACGTCTCCTCAGCACTCGACGTCAAGCACACCACCTCAATCGCCGATCTCGCAATCGTCTACAAGGATCTGTCCTCGGCCACTGTGCTGGACGCGGTGATCGACCACGAAAGCGGCGCGCATCTCCTTCTCGCACCCAGCGACGTACGCCAAACGGAGCTGATCTCCCCTGAAGCAATTCGCACCATCCTCGCGTTACTGCGCCAAGAGTTCGACGTCATCGTCGTCGACGCCGGCGGATACGTTTCGCCCGCCCAAGCAACGGCAATCGAGGTTGGCGACGTCGTCGCTACCGTCACCACTGCCGACGTCCTGTCGATCCGCACGATGAAAAAACGCGTTTTCGCATGGGAAAATCTCGGGGTCTGCCAGGAACGCGAGCTCAAGGTGATCGTGAACAAGACCGACCGGGGTTCGTCGTTTCCCGTCGAATCGGTGGAGAAGCTCACCAGCGCAGCTGTGCTCGCGCAGCGGATCCCGCTCAGTGCGCGCACGATCGAGCCGGCGCTCGTCAGCCGAGATCCTCACGCCGTCACCGACACGAACTGGTGGAAGTTAATTGCAAACATCCGCAACTCCCTCTTCGACACGCACCTGCGCACGCTCAGCCTGTCGGCGTCCGGGCACGCTCGCACCGACGGTCTTCCCGACGCCGGAACACCGGTTGCGTTCAACACCAACCGCCAGCCCCGACGTCGGTGGCTTAGCCGGGTGCAGAACCAAACGAGCGAGTCCGGCGCCATCTCCCTCGAATTCGCGGGAGTATTCACAGTCTTTCTCATGCTCCTTGCCGTCCTGTGGCAAGGAGTGGTCGCCGGCGTCTCGCACCTGTGGCTTGCCCAAGCCGCAACAGAGAGCACGCGCGAATACGCGATCTCTCAAAGCGTGGGCCGGGCCGAGGCAGCGGCCCGCAACACAATGCCAACCGCATTTGCCGACCATCTGTCCGTCACACAACTCGGCGCCGGCGCCCACGGGCAAAAGCTGAAAATTCAGATCAATTTGCCGCGCTCCATGTCTTTTATCCAGACGTTCAGCACCGAACGCGACGTCGTCACGGAGTAA
- a CDS encoding TadE/TadG family type IV pilus assembly protein yields MRKSIKSATRKSRERGASSLEFVGTFIGLLLATLVVIQLGIAGWAIMHVTDATRDGARLTAIGHNGELFISSRLPNSIAITRIECSSNTTEARCVVRAKVPSLLPQVSFGEFTRTVTMPQLH; encoded by the coding sequence ATGAGGAAATCAATCAAATCCGCCACACGAAAAAGCCGCGAGCGCGGAGCATCGTCCCTCGAATTCGTCGGCACATTCATCGGGTTGCTCCTCGCAACGCTCGTCGTCATCCAGCTTGGGATTGCGGGATGGGCGATCATGCACGTCACCGACGCCACACGCGACGGCGCGCGCCTCACCGCCATCGGCCACAACGGCGAATTGTTTATCTCGAGCAGACTTCCGAACTCAATCGCCATAACACGCATCGAATGTTCCTCGAACACCACCGAAGCGCGATGCGTTGTGCGCGCAAAAGTTCCCTCTCTCCTTCCCCAGGTTTCGTTCGGTGAATTCACTCGCACCGTAACGATGCCGCAACTGCACTAG
- a CDS encoding CpaF family protein, with protein MSARSYQTFVGKNQIVSTRPDNTESENLVTTFHRMLLSEVDLRELSKLEVNQRRARLERVLAHLVSREGVILSTSERTRLIRRVVDDTVGLGALEPILNDSTDSEIMVNGPDTIYVERAGVLQRWEGSFANDEQLRLTIDRIVSAVNRRVDESNPMVDARLPADARLPRGARVNVILPPLSLNGPIIAIRLFPEAISLAKLIEWGSLNRMTAHFLEICVKARLNIVVSGGTGSGKTTMLNALSSFIGHGERIITVEDAAELSLDQPHTIRLETRPANVEGKGAVTIRDLVRNALRMRPDRIVVRECRGGEALDMLQAMNTGHEGSLTTVHANSVTDALGRLETLASMSDVDIPFETVHSQVNSAIDVIVQLERASDGRRRVTNVSYIDSDGSAEFHAVPIGTWERTPLCEGFITQPIPEQLRERLLLVEPELDSWWK; from the coding sequence ATGTCAGCACGTAGCTACCAGACCTTCGTCGGGAAAAACCAGATCGTTAGCACACGGCCCGACAACACCGAATCAGAAAACCTTGTCACCACCTTTCACCGCATGCTCCTGAGCGAAGTAGATCTTCGCGAGCTGAGCAAACTCGAAGTAAATCAGAGGCGTGCACGCCTCGAGCGCGTCCTCGCCCATCTCGTCTCACGCGAAGGGGTGATTCTCTCCACCTCGGAGCGAACACGGCTGATTCGCCGAGTTGTTGACGACACGGTGGGCCTGGGCGCTCTCGAACCGATCTTGAACGACTCAACCGACAGCGAAATCATGGTGAATGGACCCGACACCATCTATGTGGAACGCGCCGGCGTGCTCCAACGCTGGGAGGGGTCCTTCGCGAACGACGAACAGCTGCGCCTCACGATCGACCGCATCGTCTCCGCCGTCAACCGCCGAGTTGACGAGTCGAACCCAATGGTCGACGCCCGCCTCCCAGCCGATGCCCGCCTGCCGCGAGGCGCGCGAGTCAACGTGATCCTCCCGCCGCTGTCGCTCAACGGCCCCATCATCGCGATCCGCCTGTTCCCCGAGGCGATTTCCTTAGCGAAACTCATCGAATGGGGCTCGCTCAACCGCATGACCGCCCACTTCCTGGAAATCTGCGTCAAAGCGCGTCTCAACATCGTCGTCTCGGGCGGAACCGGATCCGGCAAAACAACGATGCTCAACGCCCTGTCCTCCTTCATCGGTCACGGCGAACGAATCATCACCGTTGAGGACGCCGCCGAGCTGAGCCTCGACCAGCCGCACACGATTCGCCTCGAAACCCGCCCCGCCAACGTCGAAGGAAAAGGCGCCGTCACAATCCGCGACCTCGTCCGCAACGCGCTGCGCATGCGGCCGGACAGAATCGTCGTCCGCGAGTGCCGCGGAGGCGAAGCCCTGGACATGCTGCAAGCGATGAACACCGGCCACGAAGGGTCCCTCACAACCGTTCACGCCAACTCCGTGACCGACGCCCTCGGCCGGCTCGAAACCCTCGCCTCGATGTCCGACGTCGACATCCCCTTCGAAACGGTGCACTCGCAGGTCAACTCCGCGATCGACGTCATCGTCCAACTCGAGCGCGCCTCCGACGGGCGCCGGCGCGTCACCAACGTCAGCTACATCGATTCCGACGGTAGCGCAGAATTCCACGCCGTCCCCATCGGGACATGGGAACGCACGCCGCTCTGCGAGGGGTTCATCACGCAGCCGATCCCGGAACAACTCCGCGAACGTCTCCTCCTCGTGGAACCGGAACTCGACAGTTGGTGGAAATGA
- a CDS encoding type II secretion system F family protein, whose translation MMVILLSLAITGILLLATLGIYQFIALVFDRMSAISAATIVDTSGSPTVYQVINKRLERTKLGAYIGIELERAGSRRTIVDVVAAAIGLTIVFTATIWVLLAPTLAVLGLGAAVMTIRLFLQRQQQRRLTKIIAQMPETARVLANASQAGLSLATAIEFTASEISEPSRSEMQKIADRLTFGVSAEDALEEFQQRIGSREVGLLISTLIVSARSGGHLVSALHDISMSLEQRKEIRRQMNTILSESKTTANFLVLVGIVALLVINLMYPGTVQKMTTNIIGIVALLVSGGLFAFGWVLIQRMARIDAE comes from the coding sequence ATGATGGTAATCCTCCTTTCGCTTGCCATCACGGGCATACTTCTGCTGGCCACCCTCGGCATCTACCAGTTCATCGCGCTCGTTTTCGACCGAATGTCCGCGATCTCCGCGGCCACGATCGTTGACACTTCGGGATCACCAACCGTATATCAGGTGATCAACAAGCGCCTCGAACGCACCAAGCTCGGGGCCTACATCGGCATCGAACTCGAACGCGCGGGCTCGCGGCGCACCATCGTCGACGTCGTCGCCGCCGCCATCGGGCTGACCATCGTTTTTACGGCAACCATTTGGGTGCTCCTCGCTCCAACTCTCGCCGTGCTCGGGCTCGGCGCAGCTGTAATGACGATTCGCCTGTTTCTTCAACGCCAGCAGCAGCGCCGGCTGACGAAAATCATCGCGCAAATGCCCGAAACGGCGCGCGTGCTCGCGAATGCCTCGCAGGCCGGGCTTTCCCTTGCCACGGCGATCGAATTCACCGCTTCCGAGATTTCTGAACCCTCACGTAGCGAGATGCAGAAGATCGCCGACCGCCTCACATTCGGCGTTTCGGCCGAGGACGCCCTCGAGGAGTTCCAGCAGCGCATCGGCTCCCGCGAAGTCGGGCTGCTGATTTCTACCCTCATCGTGTCGGCGCGATCCGGGGGTCACCTCGTTTCCGCGCTCCACGATATTTCGATGAGCCTCGAGCAGCGCAAAGAGATCCGTCGCCAAATGAACACGATCCTGTCCGAATCGAAGACGACGGCGAATTTCCTGGTGCTCGTCGGTATCGTCGCGCTACTCGTTATCAACCTGATGTACCCCGGGACTGTCCAAAAAATGACGACAAATATTATCGGCATCGTCGCGCTGCTGGTGAGCGGCGGGCTGTTCGCGTTCGGCTGGGTACTGATCCAAAGGATGGCGCGAATCGATGCTGAGTAA
- a CDS encoding type II secretion system F family protein, giving the protein MLSNDLFPLVIGLGAACVVVFTLIGVRLWVVQPLTTTALELSIEGDELANSLKPKESFLIRIGRPFVAYLRRLLPYSAIAAIQRKIDLAGRPKDVSVDSVLTTYAGLGILSLPLATMYLLQGSYLLAALLVALVGVLPMMRLTTAARKRREMINRDLPDFMDVLAVTVSSGVGFRAALATVATRFGGPLAEELAMTLDHINNGFSLRVAFSAMRARTDSEAVNEFVSAYIQAEELGIPLGATLRQIASDMRDASAQRNLQRAHKMTPKITLISTAILVPAVIILIVVGMFLGMDIDFGNLFGK; this is encoded by the coding sequence ATGCTGAGTAATGACCTTTTCCCGTTAGTCATTGGGCTCGGTGCAGCTTGTGTAGTCGTTTTCACCCTGATCGGTGTCCGTCTGTGGGTGGTGCAGCCGCTGACGACGACGGCGCTGGAGCTCAGTATCGAGGGAGACGAACTCGCCAACTCGCTCAAGCCCAAGGAATCGTTTCTCATCCGCATCGGGCGACCATTCGTTGCGTATCTGCGTCGGCTGCTTCCCTATTCCGCGATCGCGGCAATCCAGCGCAAGATCGACCTTGCGGGCCGCCCGAAGGATGTATCCGTCGATTCGGTGTTAACCACCTACGCGGGGTTGGGAATCCTCTCGCTTCCATTAGCCACCATGTACCTCCTGCAAGGTAGCTACCTGCTAGCGGCGTTACTCGTGGCACTCGTAGGAGTCTTGCCGATGATGCGGCTCACGACTGCGGCGCGCAAGCGACGCGAAATGATCAACCGCGACCTGCCCGATTTTATGGATGTTCTCGCCGTGACCGTAAGCTCCGGGGTGGGATTCCGAGCCGCGCTCGCCACCGTCGCCACGCGTTTTGGAGGGCCGCTCGCCGAGGAACTCGCGATGACCTTGGACCACATCAATAACGGCTTCTCGTTGCGCGTGGCGTTCAGCGCGATGCGCGCGCGGACCGATTCGGAAGCGGTGAACGAATTCGTGTCTGCCTATATTCAGGCGGAGGAGCTCGGCATTCCCTTGGGTGCGACGCTACGGCAGATCGCGTCCGATATGCGCGACGCCTCAGCGCAGCGCAACTTACAGAGGGCGCATAAGATGACGCCGAAGATCACGCTGATTTCCACTGCGATCCTAGTGCCCGCGGTCATTATCCTCATCGTGGTTGGCATGTTCCTGGGGATGGACATCGACTTCGGGAACCTGTTCGGGAAGTGA
- the rplI gene encoding 50S ribosomal protein L9 translates to MKIILTHGVKGLGDAGEVATVKDGYARNYLIPRGYATVWTKGAQRQIDQITESRRKRQTESIEAAREAREAIEGATFEIVKTAGANGRLFGGVSTADVAEAINAATGKNVDRRSINLSQHIKSVGEYTALVKLGEDIEARANITVVAA, encoded by the coding sequence ATGAAGATTATTCTGACTCACGGAGTGAAGGGCCTGGGCGACGCCGGCGAAGTGGCCACCGTTAAGGATGGCTACGCACGCAACTACCTGATCCCGCGTGGCTACGCCACCGTGTGGACCAAGGGCGCTCAGCGTCAGATCGATCAGATCACCGAGTCGCGCCGCAAGCGCCAGACGGAATCGATCGAGGCTGCACGCGAGGCACGCGAGGCGATCGAGGGCGCAACCTTCGAGATCGTCAAGACCGCCGGTGCGAACGGCCGCCTCTTCGGTGGCGTGTCCACCGCCGATGTTGCCGAGGCAATCAACGCCGCAACCGGCAAGAATGTTGATCGCCGCTCGATCAACCTCTCGCAGCACATCAAGTCGGTTGGTGAGTACACCGCACTTGTGAAGCTCGGCGAGGACATCGAGGCACGCGCCAACATCACCGTTGTCGCTGCCTGA
- the rpsR gene encoding 30S ribosomal protein S18 — protein MAKPVLRKPKKKGNPLKAAKIENIDYKDTATLRKFISDRGKIRSQRVTGVTVQQQRQIARAVKNAREMALLPYTSSNR, from the coding sequence ATGGCAAAGCCAGTTCTGCGCAAGCCGAAGAAGAAGGGCAACCCCCTCAAGGCTGCGAAGATCGAGAACATCGACTACAAGGACACCGCAACCCTGCGCAAGTTCATTTCGGACCGCGGCAAGATCCGCTCGCAGCGCGTTACCGGCGTCACCGTCCAGCAGCAGCGTCAGATTGCTCGCGCCGTGAAGAACGCACGCGAGATGGCACTGCTCCCCTACACCAGCTCGAACCGCTGA
- a CDS encoding single-stranded DNA-binding protein, which produces MAGEPIITVTGNLTADPELKYVGSGTPVASFTVASTPRTFNRSTNEWEDGEAMFIRCSVWRDYAENVTESLSKGMRVIVTGRLQVRSYQRNDGSQGTSVEMQVDEVGPSLRYATAQVSKRAGNGGGNRGGNSGFGGGNNYGNQGGYSQGRASYDAPQGGSAGDPWGQAPAGGSSFDDNPPF; this is translated from the coding sequence ATGGCAGGCGAACCGATTATTACCGTCACCGGCAACCTCACGGCTGATCCGGAACTCAAGTACGTAGGCTCTGGTACGCCTGTTGCTTCCTTCACCGTGGCGTCCACCCCGCGTACGTTCAACCGGTCCACGAATGAGTGGGAAGATGGCGAAGCGATGTTCATTCGCTGCTCGGTTTGGCGTGACTACGCGGAAAACGTCACCGAATCCCTCTCCAAGGGGATGCGCGTGATCGTCACCGGCCGCCTTCAGGTCCGCTCCTACCAGCGCAACGATGGTTCCCAGGGAACCTCCGTTGAGATGCAGGTGGATGAAGTGGGTCCGTCGTTGCGCTACGCCACCGCACAGGTGTCCAAGCGCGCCGGCAACGGTGGAGGAAACCGCGGCGGAAACTCCGGCTTCGGTGGAGGCAACAACTACGGAAACCAGGGCGGATACAGCCAGGGGCGCGCATCCTACGATGCTCCCCAGGGTGGTTCGGCAGGTGATCCGTGGGGCCAGGCACCGGCAGGCGGCTCGTCTTTCGACGACAACCCGCCGTTCTGA
- the rpsF gene encoding 30S ribosomal protein S6 codes for MRQYEMMIILDPEVDERNLQSYLEKLLAVVPAEGGSVDKTDVMGRRRLAYDIKKKSEGVYVVVYMTAESATALELDRQLGLNESVLRTKLLRFEPKQAKN; via the coding sequence ATGCGTCAGTACGAGATGATGATCATCCTCGATCCTGAAGTTGATGAGCGTAACCTGCAGTCTTACCTCGAGAAGCTGCTCGCCGTCGTCCCCGCCGAAGGCGGATCCGTGGACAAGACGGACGTGATGGGCCGCCGTCGCCTCGCCTACGACATCAAGAAGAAGTCGGAAGGCGTCTACGTGGTCGTCTACATGACCGCCGAGTCGGCAACTGCGCTGGAGCTCGATCGCCAGCTCGGACTCAACGAGTCCGTTCTGCGCACCAAGCTCCTCCGCTTCGAGCCCAAGCAGGCAAAGAACTAA
- a CDS encoding transglycosylase domain-containing protein, with the protein MATSTASGKPKRVKGWNYPRAGYGPVHRWVPSWRVVVGSFLAFVALAIGGVVGLYVATKIPEPADFALAQNTMTYYSDGTTKLGTFSEVNRDSVTLDKMSPFVQHAVIASEDRRFFQNNGVDLKGIARAFWNNVRGLPTQGGSTLTQQYAERYYTGTNATLVSKAKEALLALKIDQNQSKEQILEKYLNTIYFGRGTYGIEAAAKAYFGVSAKDLTLEQSALIAGIIPAPSAWDPEISPKRAQQRYERVLNIMKEDGWITAEQYNAADKTMPQTIPTATNESLKGTTGYLVTTVKAEMINQAGFTEEEVNRGGYTITTTIDPRMQKALEIAVAELPADRPKNNYVGAVSMNPTNGEIVALYGGADYSKRQRNLVTQDRGQGGSTFKVFGLLAAVREGWGPTSRIPAPASYKVGNTTFNNVDGRDHGIVSLSRATAQSINTPFIIMNEKVGADKAKQAAIDLGLPENTPGLDSRVGNVLGSASPRPIDMIKVFGTLANDGKQATPHIIREVRDRDGNVVYSGPTTANQAVDANQVRTMNQMMQGVYDWGGTAEGKGVKDHPMAGKTGTSSGPWSAWIGGYTPQLATVVDMIQVGPKGEEERLTPFGGETQVAGGNLPGIVMHEYMSIALADMDPVKFPLPEGKEPPPQPYVPAPKYKAPPSPEPTREPTTEAPKQEQPQAPSPTSDAPKQQPKPAPSPTKQAPKEQPKPAPSPTQQNPAPAGNNK; encoded by the coding sequence ATGGCCACGTCGACAGCAAGTGGTAAGCCGAAGCGCGTGAAGGGATGGAACTATCCCCGCGCGGGGTACGGCCCTGTGCATCGTTGGGTTCCCTCCTGGCGAGTGGTTGTCGGATCGTTCCTGGCGTTCGTTGCGCTGGCGATCGGTGGCGTCGTCGGCCTGTACGTTGCCACGAAGATCCCGGAACCAGCGGATTTCGCGCTGGCCCAAAATACGATGACGTACTACTCGGACGGCACCACGAAGCTCGGCACGTTTTCTGAAGTGAACCGTGATTCCGTTACGCTCGATAAAATGTCACCCTTCGTTCAACATGCTGTTATTGCTAGTGAAGACCGCCGGTTCTTCCAGAACAACGGCGTGGATCTGAAGGGTATTGCGCGTGCGTTCTGGAACAATGTGCGTGGCTTGCCCACACAGGGCGGTTCTACCCTCACACAGCAGTACGCCGAGCGTTACTACACGGGAACTAATGCCACGCTCGTGTCGAAGGCGAAGGAAGCGCTCCTGGCACTGAAGATCGATCAGAACCAATCTAAGGAACAGATCCTCGAAAAGTACCTCAACACGATCTATTTCGGGCGCGGAACCTACGGAATCGAGGCTGCGGCCAAGGCATACTTTGGCGTGAGCGCAAAGGATCTCACCTTGGAGCAGTCGGCTCTCATTGCGGGCATCATTCCGGCTCCCTCTGCGTGGGACCCAGAGATTAGCCCCAAGCGGGCACAACAGCGATACGAACGCGTCCTCAACATCATGAAGGAAGATGGCTGGATCACGGCCGAGCAGTACAACGCCGCCGATAAGACGATGCCGCAGACCATCCCCACGGCCACGAATGAATCGTTGAAGGGAACCACCGGATATTTGGTGACCACCGTGAAGGCCGAGATGATCAACCAGGCGGGGTTCACGGAAGAAGAAGTGAACCGTGGCGGGTATACCATCACCACCACGATCGATCCGCGCATGCAAAAGGCGCTTGAGATCGCAGTGGCCGAATTGCCTGCGGATCGCCCGAAGAATAACTACGTGGGGGCGGTCTCCATGAACCCCACGAATGGTGAGATTGTGGCACTGTACGGAGGCGCCGATTACTCGAAGCGTCAGCGCAACCTCGTCACTCAGGATCGTGGCCAGGGCGGGTCCACATTTAAGGTGTTCGGCCTGCTCGCCGCGGTCCGCGAAGGCTGGGGGCCAACGTCGCGAATTCCTGCGCCGGCGTCGTACAAAGTGGGGAACACTACCTTTAACAATGTCGATGGTCGCGACCACGGCATCGTCTCACTGTCGCGTGCAACCGCGCAATCGATCAACACTCCTTTCATCATCATGAACGAGAAAGTTGGTGCAGATAAGGCGAAGCAGGCCGCAATCGATCTCGGGCTCCCCGAGAACACGCCGGGTCTGGATTCGCGAGTTGGTAACGTGCTCGGCTCCGCCTCCCCGCGGCCGATCGACATGATCAAGGTGTTCGGAACCCTCGCAAACGACGGAAAGCAAGCCACCCCGCACATCATTCGCGAAGTGCGTGATCGCGACGGAAACGTTGTCTACTCTGGGCCCACCACCGCTAACCAGGCGGTCGATGCCAACCAGGTTCGGACAATGAACCAAATGATGCAGGGCGTGTACGACTGGGGCGGAACCGCCGAAGGGAAAGGCGTCAAAGATCACCCGATGGCCGGAAAGACGGGCACCTCCTCCGGTCCGTGGTCTGCATGGATCGGTGGGTACACTCCGCAACTTGCAACCGTTGTCGACATGATCCAGGTTGGCCCGAAGGGCGAAGAAGAACGGCTCACGCCTTTCGGTGGTGAGACTCAGGTGGCCGGCGGCAATCTCCCCGGAATCGTCATGCACGAATACATGAGTATTGCGCTCGCGGATATGGATCCAGTGAAGTTCCCCCTCCCTGAGGGTAAAGAGCCACCGCCGCAACCGTACGTTCCTGCGCCGAAGTACAAGGCACCCCCGTCGCCGGAACCGACCCGGGAGCCGACTACCGAGGCGCCGAAGCAAGAGCAGCCGCAAGCGCCGTCGCCGACGTCGGATGCGCCGAAGCAACAGCCCAAGCCTGCGCCGTCGCCGACGAAACAAGCGCCGAAGGAACAGCCCAAGCCTGCGCCCTCGCCGACACAGCAAAATCCTGCGCCAGCGGGGAACAATAAGTAG